Sequence from the Verrucomicrobiia bacterium genome:
CCCTGGCCCAGCCCATCCCGGGCGGCTACACCGCCATTAGCGAGTACGATGTCCAGTTCACTTATGCGAACGGCGTCCTTCAGAATGCCCGCACCACGCGCGCCGATAATATCTACGGGGGCGTCGAGGACCCAGCAGGCCAGCGCAACGGCATCCGCTTCGAGGGGAGTTCCGGCTGGATTTGGGTCAATCGCGGCGCCCTGCGGGCCAGCGATAAGGCACTCATTGAAACCCCGCTGCCGGAAAGCGCCCATCGGCTTTATAAAAGCGACGATCACATGGGCAACTTCTTTCAATGCGTCCGATCCAGAAAAGCGCCCGTCGCCGATGTCGAGGCTGGACACCGCTCGGTGACGATGTGCCACCTTGGGAATATCGCCCTGCGGACGGGGCTCAAGCTTACCTGGGACCCCGCTCGCCAGGAGTTTACAGGGCCTGAAGCAAAGCAAGCCAATGCATATCTCATCCGCGAAATGCGCAAGCCGTATGATTACGGTTTTGTGGGCTAACGGCTCGGTTTGCTGAATGGCATCAGTCCGCGCGAAACGTCTTGGACTGCGCCAGTCCCTGGCGCTTTTGGGCGGTCCATTGGGCAGGAGGTTCCATTATGAGGTCTGGTGGCATTTGGATTGGGCGGGCAGGGTCATAACGGAAAGAAGCGTCATGCGCAAAATTTTCATAACCCCTGCTTGACCTCTGCGGGACAGGCGAACAAGCTGGACACTGTTAATTAACAACTTTGACATGAACATAAAGGCTCTCTTTTGCGCTCTGCTGCTCTTCGCAATGATTTCACTGGCCGGCGCGCTACCGGCGGCGCGCCACGCGCGCAACGGCACAATCTCCCGCGCACCCTACCTGGGCGCCATCGTGGTGGACGCCTCTACGGGCAGGGTCTTGTTCGAAGACCACGCCGATACCAAAGGCTACCCCGCCAGTGTGCTCAAGTTGATGGACCTGTTGATTATCCTCGAGAAAATCGAGCATGGGCAACTCTCGCTTCAGGACCAGGTCCCGGTGAGCGCCAAGGCATCGCACACGGGCGGCTCACGCGTCTGGCTCAAAGAGAAGGAATCGTTCACGGTCGATGAGATGCTCTATGCCCTGATGATCCAGTCCGCAAACGATTCCGCCGTCGCCCTGGCCGAAAAGGTAGCCGGCAACACCGACGCCTTTATCGAGTTAATGAACCGAAAAGCTAAAGAGCTGGGCATGACAAGCACGGTCTTCCACTCCGTCCATGGTTTGCCCCCCGGCCGCGGTCAGCACCACGACCTCACCACCGCGCGTGACCTGTCCATTTTGTGCCGGGAAGTGCTCCGGCACACCGATACCCTGCGTTATACCTCGACTCGCGAGCGGCCTTTCCGCCAAAACGTGCCCGGCAAAACGATCATTATGCGCGCCCATAACCATCTGCTCGGTCATGTCCAGGGCTGTGACGGGCTTAAGACCGGCTACATCGCCCAAGCCGGCTTTTCCATAGCGGTGACCGCTTCGCGCCAGGGCCGGCGTCTGGTGGCCGTGGTGCTCGACAGCACCGATTTGAAGACGCGCGATCACAAAGCGGCGGAGTTGGTCGAGAAGGGTTTCAGCCTGCTGTTGCCCGGAGCCGGCCTTCCGCAGACCGCCCACCGCCGCTAAGAGCCAAGCCACCTCCACGGGCAAAGGTTTTCTCAGCGCCTCAACCTCTCTGGTTATAGTTTGGCGGCCTCGCAGGCTTGAAATCCAAGACGCCCATCTGGACCCGGTCCCGCTCTCCGGTCTGCCACGTTCATCCTTTGGACCTCCGACCCTTGACGCCATAAAAAACGAGCGTACAGTTTCACTTGCAGCCTGGTCACAGTATTTAGGAAGGAGAACTAATTATGAAAACGCCGTATAATCGTCGAGAGTTCCTGACCGAGGTCGGCCAAGGCATGCTCATCGCGGCGGTTGGCTACGATGTCGCCAACGATCTTGGGTTCGGCTCCGCTTTGGCCCAGGAGACCGCCGGCCGCCTTTCGTTTGGGACACTCGAACCCCTCGTTTGTCTCATGCAGGAAACACCCGTCAATCATTTGCTGCCCACGCTCGCCAACCTGCTGCATTCCGGCACAGGTTTGCGGCAATTGACATCCGCGGCCGCCCTCGCTAACGCCCGCACCTTTGGCGGGGAGGACTACGTTGGGTTTCATACGATGATGGCCTTGGCGCCAGCCCTGCGCATGGCCCGCGAACTCCCAGCCGAATTGCAACCGCTCCCGATATTCAAGGTGCTGTATCGAAATACCAACCGCATTCAGGAATACGGCGGACGCAAAGTGGAAGTCCTGCGCCAGGTCGCGCCGGCGGCTCAAAGCTCAACTCCGATCAACGGTGAACTGCTGCGCGACGCCGTGAGGCGCAAAGACGTCACCGAGGCCGAGCAGGCCTTTGCCCGGATCGCGCAAAGCTCGCCAGAAGACGCTTTCAACGATTTGTTATTCGCCGTCGATGATCACACTGAGGTGCATCGTGTCGTATTGCCCTATCGCGCCTGGGACTTGCTCGGCCTCATCGGCAAAGAACAAGCCCATACCCTGCTTCGGCAATCCGTCCGTTACTGCGTCAAAGCCGAATCCTGGCAGAATCCCGGCGGGGGAAATGCCCCACGCGCGCTCCTGCCCAAATTACTGGAAGCGCGCAAACTGCTGGGGCGCATGCCCGGGGAACGAAAACCTGACGACGGATGGGTCGAGCGAACCAGCCAGACCATCTTCAAATCCACACCGGAGCAGGCCGCCGAAATCGCAGCCGCATCGCTTGCCGAAGGCATTGCTCCTGCCGCAGTTGGCGAAGCGATTAGCCTTGCAGCCAATCAACTCATTCTGCGCGATATGGGCCGCACCCCTCGAGACGAGGTCGCCGGCAAACCCATTGGCAGCGTGCATGGTGACTCGATCGGTGTCCATGCCTGCGACTCCGCCAATGCCTGGCGCAACATGGCCCTCGTCACCAACTCCCGAAACTGCTTTGCGTGCCTAATTCTGGGCGCCTACCAGGTCGCATTCGATCGCACCGCGCGCGGCGGCGATTTTCTCAACTGGCAGCCCCTGCCCTTCGCCCGGCACCTGCAGGAAATCAAGAGCAACAATCCTCAGGACCTTCTGCGGGACGCCGAAGAGGCCATCCGCGGGAACCTTCAAGCCAAAGCCAGCGCCGTTGCCCAACGTTACGGCGAGTTAGGTCACGAGCCACGGCCCTTGTTCGATCTCTTCTTGCGCTATGCCGTGAGTGAAGATGGCTCGCTTCACGCTGAGAAATTCTACCGCACAGTCTCTGAAGAGTTCGCCGCCACCCGCCCCGCCTACCGTTGGCGGCACGTCATCGCCCTGGCGCGCGTCACCGCCAGTGAATTCGGACGCCCCGCCCCGGGCATGGCCGAAGCCAGGTCTCTCTTGAAAGTATAGCGTCAGCCTCAGGGGCCTTGGTACGCGCGCAGCGTCTTGGACTGCGCCAGTCCTCTGGCGCTTTGGAACCGCCCTGTGGGTTGATATCCCTCACCACAGCACGGAAGAACCAAAGAACCAAGGTGTTTGGCTGGATTTGGCGGGGCAACGGGTTAAAATGCCGAATGCGCTCTAAAACCTTACGGTCAATGGTGCCTAAATCAGTCGTGCGGATGTTGATGATTTTCCCCGCGCTTTTATTGACGCTCAGTTCGATGGCCGCCCGTGCCTCCACGTTCTCGGCCTTATGCTCGGTGCGGCGGCATATGCCTGCGTGGGCGTTGCGATGAATCTCGCCGGTAACGGCTCGAATTTTAATCTGAAGATCAACGATCTGTTTCCCGCATTGCCCTACACGATTGAGAGCAGCACGGATTTGAGGACGTGGATGACTTACCTGGCATTCACCCCCAGCGCGACCAATTCAATCCTGTCGGTGACCAACAAATCCACCCGGCAGGTGTTTTTCCGCATCAATTATTAGAGCGGCGGCACTGCGCCACTTTTGAAAATGTGGCAGCAGCCCCTACGGCTTCCAATTCCCTTCGGCGGAGCCATCTGGACTCGCAAGGACGACTTTGTAACCGTTCGCAGAAAGCATCCGCTGGAATACCCACGAACCGCCACTTTCATGAACAAACGTTCTATGGTCATGGAGCCGGCGGCGCGGGTAAGATGGGGAAACCATGACGGATAACCAGCTTTTGACCCCCATTGTTAATCAAGAATTGCGTCCGAATTCGCGAAATACTCGGATAGCTGGATTTTGCTCTCGCGCAAGGAATCTTCTCAAAATGAAGGGTTTCGGGCAGAACCTGGCAGGTTTCCAAGATTTCCAATCAGCGCAACAGACCTTGTCAGCCGCTCTGCCTGCCGTGGGCGCGCCCTCAAGAAACCTGCTGAAGCGAGCTTTCCTCGCGGCCGGAGCTGTAACCTTGAGCCTGGTTTGGGTCGCTGCCGGCGCCGAACCTAAATCGAGCGTTTCCACGCCTGACGCGGTCCGCCAAGAACACGCGTTCATCGGCGTCGGTTCAACCAAATCCACGGAGCATACGCAGAACCCCGATGCGCAATGGTTTCCTCAAGCCGGGTTGGGCTTGTTTATTCATTGGGGATTGTCCTCGGTAAAAGCCATGAACATCTCGTGGCCGATGATCCCTGGCCGGGCATTGGCCAAAAAGCGAATTGATGATCCGGCCGAACGAGAGCGCATCATCCGGGAGAGCGACTGGAATCTGAACGGCAAGAAGCCGCCCATCACGCCCAAACAATATTGGCTCATGGCCAAGGACTTCAATCCGCAGCAGTACGACCCGGAGAAGTGGCTCAAGGCAGCCCGCGAGGCCGGCTTTGCCTACGCGGTCCTGACGACCCGGCATCATGAGGGCTTTTCCCTGTGGCCGAGCGCCTATGACGACTTTAACACAAAACTCTACATGGGTGGCCGGGACCTGGTGAAGGATTACGTCGTGGCCTGCCGCCGCAATGGCCTCAAGGTCGGCCTTTATTATTCGCCGCCCGATTGGCATTTCGATCACGATTACATGAATTTCCTGTATCACGGCGCCGCAAAACTGAATCCCGAATTCCCGTCGCTCGATGCGGATTTGAAACCGCGCGCGACCCGGCACACGGCGGAGGAACTGGCCCGGCACCAGGCCGAGTATGCCCGGCTAGTGAATGGTCAGGTCGAGGAACTGCTCACTCGCTATGGGAAGATTGATCTGCTCTGGTTTGATGGCAAGCCGGCAGCGGGCGCCAACCCGATCATCTCGCAGGAGCGGATTCGTCAGTTGCAACCCGGCATTGTCATTAACCCACGGCTGCATGGGCACGGGGATTTTGTCACATTCGAGCGCACCCTGCCGGTCACCACGCCGGTCAAAGGGTGGGCAGAATTTTGCAACACCTGGACTACGGCCTGGCCGTACACACCGCAACCGTTCCGCGCGCCGGGCTATGTCCTTGGCCAACTGGCAACCAGCCGCTCGCTGGGGGTGAATTACCTGTTAGGGGTCGGTCCCATGGCCTCGGGGGAATTCTGCCAGGCGATTTACGATAACATGCAGAAAATCGCCCCGTGGATGCGGCGCAATCGCGTTGCCGTCACAATGGCCAAGCCCTTGCCGGCCCTCGAGACGGCCTCGGTTCCTGCCACCGCTTTGGGCGCAACGCGGTATCTGTTCGCGTTGCCACGGTTCAGCCAGGGCGGCGCGTATGAAAAGGACCTGCTGCCGCCCAGCGACGTGGTCCTAACTCTCACCGGGGCGCAAAAACCGGCGCGTGTCATTCTGACCAGCCAGGATCGCGACCTGGAGCATGAGTATTCCGCAACAACTTTGACGATTCGCTTGCCTGCCGCCAAACGCACACAGCTCGTGGATGT
This genomic interval carries:
- a CDS encoding D-alanyl-D-alanine carboxypeptidase family protein, yielding MNIKALFCALLLFAMISLAGALPAARHARNGTISRAPYLGAIVVDASTGRVLFEDHADTKGYPASVLKLMDLLIILEKIEHGQLSLQDQVPVSAKASHTGGSRVWLKEKESFTVDEMLYALMIQSANDSAVALAEKVAGNTDAFIELMNRKAKELGMTSTVFHSVHGLPPGRGQHHDLTTARDLSILCREVLRHTDTLRYTSTRERPFRQNVPGKTIIMRAHNHLLGHVQGCDGLKTGYIAQAGFSIAVTASRQGRRLVAVVLDSTDLKTRDHKAAELVEKGFSLLLPGAGLPQTAHRR
- a CDS encoding alpha-L-fucosidase produces the protein MSLVWVAAGAEPKSSVSTPDAVRQEHAFIGVGSTKSTEHTQNPDAQWFPQAGLGLFIHWGLSSVKAMNISWPMIPGRALAKKRIDDPAERERIIRESDWNLNGKKPPITPKQYWLMAKDFNPQQYDPEKWLKAAREAGFAYAVLTTRHHEGFSLWPSAYDDFNTKLYMGGRDLVKDYVVACRRNGLKVGLYYSPPDWHFDHDYMNFLYHGAAKLNPEFPSLDADLKPRATRHTAEELARHQAEYARLVNGQVEELLTRYGKIDLLWFDGKPAAGANPIISQERIRQLQPGIVINPRLHGHGDFVTFERTLPVTTPVKGWAEFCNTWTTAWPYTPQPFRAPGYVLGQLATSRSLGVNYLLGVGPMASGEFCQAIYDNMQKIAPWMRRNRVAVTMAKPLPALETASVPATALGATRYLFALPRFSQGGAYEKDLLPPSDVVLTLTGAQKPARVILTSQDRDLEHEYSATTLTIRLPAAKRTQLVDVVEVDLQAEPQSNARVH